Part of the Paenibacillus guangzhouensis genome is shown below.
CTTTTTACTATATTTCGAAGGCTTGGTTAAGATGCGGGTGGGATAACAAGTATGTATACGGCTTCACATGGCTTGGAAGACCTATCATTCAATTGCCTGAAGATATGATTCGAATTCAAGAGGTCATCTATCAAATCAAACCGGATGTTATTATTGAAACTGGTGTTGCTCATGGGGGGACGCTAATCTATTACTCAACATTATGCAAAGCGCTAGGTAAAGGTCGTGTGATCGGGGTTGATATTGAAATTAGAGAGCATAATCGCAAGAAGATAGAAGAGCATGAATTGTCTGAATACATTACACTCATTGAAGGTAATTCCGTAGACCCGGAAGTGGTACAACAAGTTAAGTCATTGATTCATGAAGGGGATAAAGTACTCGTAATCCTTGATTCCAATCACACCAAGCAGCATGTGTTGGAGGAACTGATGTTGTACTCGCCTCTAGTCTCCGTGGGTTCATACATCGTTGCAACCGATGGCAGCATGGAGGATTTTGCTGGAGCTCCACGCTCTAACGAGGATTGGGCATGGAATAATCCAAAGGCAGCAGCGGAACAATTCGTTATGGATGAGCCGAGGTTCGAAATCCAAGAACCTCCGTATTTATTTAATGAGAGTGGGATTTCCGATCGAGTCACGTATTGGCCAAGCGCATTCATTAAGCGTCTGAAGGAATAGAAGAATGAAACATAAATGCCCTGAACTTGACATGAACCACAAGTTCAGGGCATTTATCCTATGATTGATAGTCTTGGATTTGTTTATAGCAAATCGCACGAACATCTTGATTACTTCGATAAGCTTGAGTCCACTCCAGTATTTTATCCAATGCGATCTCGAGAGACCATCTTGGAACCCATCCAAGTTCATCCTTGGCACGTGAGCAATCTAATTTTAAGAATTTCGCTTCATGTGGACCCACTTCGCCTTCCACTTCATAGGCAGCATCAGGTCCCCACTGAGAGCAGAGATATTGTGCAATCCATTCCACGGACCTTGCATCATGATCGGAGGGGCCAAAATTCCAGCTTTGCGCGAATTTTGGTCCATTCGCATAGGCGCTTTGCGCTAATAGCAAGTAACCTGCTAATGGCTCGAGGACATGTTGCCAAGGTCGAATTGCGAATGGATTCCGGATTTTGATAGATTCGTGTTTTAATAGCGACCGAATGCAATCTGGAACCAAGCGATCTGGTGCCCAATCCCCGCCGCCAATGACATTTCCCGAGCGAGCAGATATCAGACTAACGCCATGATCGTCGAACTGATTCGGATGGAAGAAGGACTGACGATAGGAAGAGGTGACGAGCTCGGAGCAAGCCTTGCTATTGGAATAAGGATCATACCCTCCTAATGGGTCATTTTCCCGGTATCCCCAAGACCACTCTTTATTCTCATAACATTTGTCTGTCGTGACATTGATGATTACTTTCACACGATTCTTCCGATTTCGATCGAGGGTTCTGACGGCTTCTAGGAGATGAATCGTTCCCATAACATTGATCTCGTAGGTTTCTACGGGATGTTGATAGGATGCTCTTACTAAAGGCTGCGCCGCCATATGAATTATAATATCCGGATCCGCATGCTCGATGGCATTTTGCAGATGATCCCGATTTCGAATATCCCCATGAATGGAATGCATGAACTGATCGATCTGGCATAAATGAAACAGATTAGGTTCGGTGGGTGGGCTAAGCGCATAGCCTGTTACGTTGGCGCCTAGCTGATGAAGCCATAAGCAGAGCCATGCTCCTTTAAATCCGGTATGCCCTGTAACGAATACGTTTTTATTGTTCCAGAACGATGGATTCAAGACGTAATCACCACTTTTTCCAGGCTGCTTGCCCAGTGTTCCATAGATTTTCTAGTATATTCTTATCTCGCATCGTATCCATGGGATGCCAGAATCCATGATGCTTGTAAGCGACGAGCTGTTGATCGTTCACTAAGCTCGCCAAAGGCTCCTTCTCGAAGCTAGTATGTTTGCCTTCAATATAGTCAAATACCTCCGGTTGAAGGACAAAGAAACCGGCGTTAATCCATCCTCCGTCGCCTTTTGGCTTCTCTTGAAATCCATCTACGCGGTCATCCTCCGCTAATTGCAATGCGCCGAACCGGCCATGAGGCTGCGTGGCTGTTACCGTTGCTAATTTCCCATGGGATTGGTGAAAAGCTACGAGTTTTTCAATATCGATATTGGAGACGCCATCGCCATAGGTTAACATAAAGGGTTCTTGTCCTACATATTTCTGTATGAACTTAATGCGTCCTCCCGTCATTGTATCTTTCCCGGTTTCAACCAACGTTACCTTCCATGGCTCTGCGGTGTCATTGTGTATAATCGTCTCGTTCTGGTTGTTAAAGTTAAACGTAACATCGGATCCATAGAGATAATAGTTGGCGAAGTATTCTTTAATCGAATAGCTTTTATACCCCAGGCAGATGATAAATTCATGGTATCCGTGGTAGGAATAGCCTTTCATAATATGCCATAAAATCGGTTTCTCCCCGATTTCAATCATTGGCTTCGGTTTTAAATGGGATTCCTCGCTGATTCTCGTCCCATATCCTCCTGCCAGGATAACCACTTTCATCCGAATTTCCTCCTTTATGAAGCGATAATGTTATCATATGTTGTCCTTCTCCACAGTAACACGGCACCTCTCCATACGCGCATCGCTTCTTTCTCCATTAAAATTCATATCGCCCAAACCTAATGAGCTAGGTCAGCATCTAATGTAGAAAATTTCTTTGATCATAAAGTGAATAGATATCTTCGGAAGATGTTGAGAGGTGAACGATGAAAACAGCATTCATAACAGGCATCACAGGCCAAGACGGAGCTTATTTAGCACAGTTTCTGCTTCAGCAAGGGTACCGCGTGTGTGGTCTTATTGCGCGGAGAAGTACGGACACGCTCTGGAGACTTCAGTATTTGAATATGGATAAAGATGTTGAACTCATCGAGGGGGATCT
Proteins encoded:
- the rfbF gene encoding glucose-1-phosphate cytidylyltransferase, translating into MKVVILAGGYGTRISEESHLKPKPMIEIGEKPILWHIMKGYSYHGYHEFIICLGYKSYSIKEYFANYYLYGSDVTFNFNNQNETIIHNDTAEPWKVTLVETGKDTMTGGRIKFIQKYVGQEPFMLTYGDGVSNIDIEKLVAFHQSHGKLATVTATQPHGRFGALQLAEDDRVDGFQEKPKGDGGWINAGFFVLQPEVFDYIEGKHTSFEKEPLASLVNDQQLVAYKHHGFWHPMDTMRDKNILENLWNTGQAAWKKW
- a CDS encoding cephalosporin hydroxylase family protein, which gives rise to MKLIVDLENSKLLVQLNDGSFEYDLNSKEAFYYISKAWLRCGWDNKYVYGFTWLGRPIIQLPEDMIRIQEVIYQIKPDVIIETGVAHGGTLIYYSTLCKALGKGRVIGVDIEIREHNRKKIEEHELSEYITLIEGNSVDPEVVQQVKSLIHEGDKVLVILDSNHTKQHVLEELMLYSPLVSVGSYIVATDGSMEDFAGAPRSNEDWAWNNPKAAAEQFVMDEPRFEIQEPPYLFNESGISDRVTYWPSAFIKRLKE
- the rfbG gene encoding CDP-glucose 4,6-dehydratase, which produces MNPSFWNNKNVFVTGHTGFKGAWLCLWLHQLGANVTGYALSPPTEPNLFHLCQIDQFMHSIHGDIRNRDHLQNAIEHADPDIIIHMAAQPLVRASYQHPVETYEINVMGTIHLLEAVRTLDRNRKNRVKVIINVTTDKCYENKEWSWGYRENDPLGGYDPYSNSKACSELVTSSYRQSFFHPNQFDDHGVSLISARSGNVIGGGDWAPDRLVPDCIRSLLKHESIKIRNPFAIRPWQHVLEPLAGYLLLAQSAYANGPKFAQSWNFGPSDHDARSVEWIAQYLCSQWGPDAAYEVEGEVGPHEAKFLKLDCSRAKDELGWVPRWSLEIALDKILEWTQAYRSNQDVRAICYKQIQDYQS